The following are from one region of the Halosolutus amylolyticus genome:
- a CDS encoding FAD-binding oxidoreductase → MTAHTHPLGVVAQLDENDLREFDEDLRGDLIFPDSEEYEDARNVWNGLINEYPAVIVRVNGASDVARSVTFARDNNLELAIRSGAHHQAGSAIVEGGLVIDLEEMNTVRVDAEKQVAHVQPGTRTEDVLAETQQYGPATPTGSAGEVGIPGSTLGGGIGWIRRKHGLGIDALRSVEIVTPDGELREASPDHNEDLFWAIRGGGGNFGVVTNFEFELYEVGPIVQALGIFYPYDAAEDVLETHRQVMSDASEELTTILLSGHIPGLPPMPDELAGTDAVGSTIPRTSSTATLPSVLTTRNTVPIA, encoded by the coding sequence ATGACTGCTCACACGCACCCCCTGGGTGTGGTCGCGCAACTCGATGAGAACGACCTTCGGGAGTTCGATGAAGACCTCCGCGGCGACCTCATCTTCCCCGATAGCGAGGAGTACGAGGACGCACGCAACGTCTGGAACGGCCTGATTAACGAGTACCCCGCCGTGATCGTCCGCGTCAACGGCGCATCCGACGTCGCTCGCTCAGTTACGTTCGCCCGCGACAACAACCTCGAACTGGCTATTCGCAGCGGCGCCCACCATCAGGCGGGCAGCGCCATCGTCGAGGGTGGACTCGTCATTGACCTCGAAGAGATGAACACTGTACGCGTGGACGCCGAAAAGCAGGTCGCACACGTCCAGCCTGGTACCCGCACAGAGGACGTTCTCGCCGAGACGCAACAGTACGGCCCCGCCACGCCAACCGGGAGCGCGGGCGAGGTCGGCATTCCCGGCTCGACGCTCGGTGGCGGTATCGGCTGGATCCGCCGCAAGCACGGCCTCGGAATCGACGCGCTCCGTAGCGTCGAAATCGTTACGCCCGACGGCGAACTTCGAGAGGCAAGTCCCGACCACAACGAAGATCTGTTCTGGGCCATCCGCGGTGGCGGTGGTAACTTCGGCGTCGTCACCAACTTCGAGTTCGAACTGTACGAGGTCGGCCCGATAGTACAGGCCCTCGGAATCTTCTACCCGTACGACGCCGCCGAGGACGTGCTGGAAACTCACCGTCAGGTCATGAGCGACGCATCTGAGGAACTGACCACCATCCTCCTCAGTGGGCATATCCCCGGACTCCCGCCGATGCCGGACGAACTCGCTGGCACGGACGCCGTCGGAAGTACGATCCCGAGAACGTCTTCAACCGCAACGTTACCGTCGGTCCTGACGACGCGTAACACCGTTCCGATCGCGTAA
- a CDS encoding SDR family NAD(P)-dependent oxidoreductase — MKDRPEELAGVSHVNCSGQTALITGSTSGIGQATALALGRLGADVIVHGRDVSAGESVVDDLETIGVEAAFIPADFTDPDAVRELAMTVREETDGLDYLFNNAGGYFRTGRLTDLGIEYTFHVNHLGPYQLTTDLIDHFSDDACIVTTSSAAHRGVSLDLDRVETVESYSSMWAYGHSKLANILFSRELARRVAPVGQSISSNSVHPGAIPGSNFSRFLPRPLPTLISTLDVVPGITSVADGAAELLYVALSPETADITGQYFADQSTRTPSRPARNDDAARRLWERSATLLDIDEPLADFGESIGSPSD, encoded by the coding sequence ATGAAAGATCGTCCGGAAGAACTCGCCGGCGTGAGCCACGTGAATTGTAGCGGGCAAACCGCGCTGATTACGGGTTCGACGAGTGGAATCGGGCAAGCTACTGCACTCGCGCTCGGCCGACTCGGCGCTGACGTGATCGTCCACGGACGAGATGTGAGCGCTGGCGAGTCCGTCGTCGACGACCTGGAGACGATCGGTGTCGAGGCGGCGTTCATCCCGGCTGATTTCACAGATCCCGATGCCGTTCGAGAACTCGCCATGACAGTTCGGGAGGAAACCGACGGCCTCGATTACCTGTTCAACAACGCTGGCGGGTATTTCCGTACGGGTCGACTCACGGACCTGGGTATCGAGTACACGTTTCACGTCAATCACCTTGGACCGTATCAGCTGACCACGGACCTGATCGACCACTTCTCCGACGATGCCTGCATCGTCACGACATCGTCGGCAGCACACCGCGGTGTATCGCTCGATCTGGACCGTGTCGAAACCGTCGAGTCGTATTCCTCGATGTGGGCTTACGGCCACTCGAAACTCGCGAATATCCTCTTTTCGCGGGAACTCGCACGTCGGGTAGCTCCTGTGGGCCAATCGATCAGTTCGAACAGCGTTCATCCAGGAGCGATACCGGGAAGCAACTTCAGCCGGTTCCTGCCACGACCGCTTCCAACGCTCATCTCTACGCTCGATGTGGTTCCCGGTATCACGTCGGTCGCCGACGGTGCTGCAGAACTGCTGTACGTCGCTCTCTCGCCCGAAACCGCGGACATCACTGGCCAGTATTTTGCAGACCAATCGACCAGAACACCGTCGCGTCCGGCTAGAAACGACGATGCTGCCCGCCGTCTGTGGGAACGAAGTGCGACCCTCCTCGACATCGATGAACCGCTTGCGGACTTTGGCGAGAGCATCGGCTCCCCATCAGACTGA
- a CDS encoding iron-containing alcohol dehydrogenase family protein, whose translation MTEFVSPPRTFTGPGSRSRLADLVPDDASDVHVVTDEGVANAGVVDAVRDQLPVEPTVHTDVPPNPDRETVLSLSDRLVAADFAVGVGGGSPMDATKAACIAPTVSAATTDPLDLSPEISLDHLDRRVPFVLVPTTSGTGTETGYWAVVSDHDRAEKRSIGHPSMLADAAVLDPELTLSLPPVLTAATGFDVLTHAIESLTASGATELTLPYSRHAYDIARESLRAVVADGDDLAARESLQQASYLAGVAMNNAGLGAVHAVSHALGGVHDLPHGHLNAMLLPAVVRRNGERDPGARARYATLVESARRPHVELADRVERLRRDVGLQHLPDVPEDWQLEIVAETAVDNLNMKTNPFEYDEDAVVSICRHALPDAA comes from the coding sequence ATGACGGAGTTCGTTTCCCCACCGCGCACGTTCACCGGGCCAGGCTCCCGGTCCCGGCTCGCGGACCTCGTGCCAGACGACGCGAGCGACGTTCACGTCGTGACCGACGAGGGTGTCGCGAACGCTGGCGTCGTCGACGCGGTTCGTGATCAATTGCCGGTCGAACCGACCGTCCACACGGACGTCCCGCCGAACCCGGACCGGGAGACCGTTCTGTCGCTTTCCGACCGGCTTGTAGCCGCTGACTTCGCCGTGGGGGTCGGTGGGGGGAGTCCGATGGACGCAACGAAGGCTGCGTGCATCGCACCGACCGTCTCGGCGGCGACCACTGACCCGCTGGACCTCTCCCCGGAGATCTCCCTGGACCATCTGGACCGCCGCGTCCCGTTCGTTCTGGTGCCGACGACATCCGGAACGGGTACCGAAACCGGCTACTGGGCCGTCGTCTCCGACCACGACCGCGCGGAGAAGCGGAGCATCGGTCACCCCTCGATGCTGGCTGACGCGGCCGTCCTCGACCCCGAACTGACCCTCTCGCTGCCGCCAGTCCTGACGGCCGCGACGGGGTTCGACGTACTCACGCACGCCATCGAATCACTCACCGCCAGTGGCGCGACAGAACTGACACTCCCCTACAGCCGCCACGCCTATGACATCGCGAGAGAGTCACTCAGGGCGGTGGTCGCGGACGGCGACGACCTCGCCGCCCGTGAATCGCTGCAGCAGGCCAGCTATCTGGCCGGTGTCGCGATGAACAACGCCGGGCTGGGTGCCGTCCACGCAGTGAGTCACGCGCTCGGCGGCGTCCACGATCTTCCACACGGTCACCTGAACGCGATGCTCCTCCCGGCGGTCGTCCGTCGCAACGGCGAGCGAGATCCGGGAGCACGGGCGCGATACGCCACCCTCGTGGAGTCAGCCCGCCGCCCGCACGTGGAGCTCGCCGATCGCGTGGAACGCCTCCGACGCGACGTCGGGTTGCAACACTTGCCGGACGTCCCCGAGGACTGGCAGCTGGAGATTGTCGCCGAGACGGCCGTTGACAACCTCAACATGAAGACGAATCCATTCGAGTACGACGAGGACGCCGTCGTGTCCATCTGCCGGCATGCACTCCCGGACGCGGCATAG
- a CDS encoding aldehyde dehydrogenase family protein → MDIRNEYRLFVDGNQVESVTGGRLSIVNPSTETELTTVAAGDSRDVDRAVAAARETLADWRSRPPAERAELLADVADRIRAARTELANLETLDTGKPRSQALADVDGCARAFEYYAGIADKIHGDSIPLGEEYVDYTVREPLGVTAQIIPWNYPIGIFGRSVAPALAAGNTAVVKPAEEAPLSSVRVAEIAADAGLPNGVLNVVPGRGDEAGAALSSHPDVDGVSFTGSVETGRQVGKAAMEHLAHVHLELGGKSPLVVFGDADLDAAIESAVAGLFTSNAGQICSGASRLLVHEDVHDAVVEQLAARVESLTVGPGMDDPDVGPLISADQLDRVASYVDAGRREYGAPLIGGVPDWTGYFVEPTIFDDVDHDSRLAQEEIFGPVLVVTTFADETEAIELTNDVDYGLVAGVFTEDLRRAHRFARDVHAGQIYVNEWFVGGIETPFGGYDNSGVGREKGLSAIENYTQKKNVGININR, encoded by the coding sequence ATGGATATCAGGAACGAGTATCGTCTCTTCGTCGATGGAAACCAGGTCGAGTCCGTGACGGGTGGCCGATTGTCGATCGTGAACCCGTCCACGGAGACCGAGCTCACGACGGTCGCTGCCGGTGACAGTCGAGACGTCGATAGAGCCGTGGCCGCAGCCCGCGAGACGCTCGCTGACTGGCGGTCTCGGCCGCCAGCGGAACGCGCCGAACTGCTCGCCGACGTTGCAGACCGTATCCGGGCCGCGCGGACGGAGCTTGCGAACCTGGAGACACTCGACACCGGCAAACCCCGGTCTCAGGCACTCGCCGACGTGGACGGCTGCGCCCGCGCCTTCGAGTACTACGCGGGTATCGCCGACAAGATACACGGCGATAGTATCCCGCTCGGCGAGGAGTACGTGGACTACACCGTTCGAGAACCGCTGGGTGTCACCGCCCAGATCATCCCGTGGAACTACCCGATCGGCATCTTCGGCCGATCAGTCGCTCCGGCGCTCGCCGCGGGCAACACAGCGGTCGTGAAGCCGGCCGAGGAGGCGCCCCTCTCGTCGGTCAGGGTTGCCGAGATCGCGGCCGACGCTGGCCTCCCCAACGGCGTTCTCAACGTCGTTCCTGGCCGCGGGGACGAGGCGGGGGCTGCCCTTTCCAGCCACCCCGACGTCGACGGCGTGAGCTTCACCGGATCGGTCGAAACAGGCCGCCAGGTCGGGAAGGCGGCCATGGAGCATCTCGCGCACGTACACCTCGAACTCGGAGGGAAGAGCCCGCTGGTCGTGTTTGGGGACGCCGACTTGGACGCTGCCATCGAGAGCGCTGTTGCCGGGTTGTTCACCTCGAACGCCGGCCAGATCTGCTCCGGGGCCTCCCGCCTGCTCGTCCACGAGGACGTTCACGACGCAGTCGTCGAGCAGCTCGCTGCGCGGGTCGAGTCGCTCACGGTCGGCCCCGGTATGGACGACCCGGACGTGGGCCCACTGATTTCGGCCGACCAACTCGACCGCGTCGCTTCCTACGTCGACGCGGGTCGGCGGGAGTACGGCGCCCCGCTCATCGGAGGCGTCCCGGACTGGACTGGCTACTTCGTCGAACCAACGATCTTCGACGACGTGGACCACGACTCTCGCCTCGCACAGGAGGAAATCTTCGGGCCAGTGCTCGTTGTGACGACCTTCGCCGACGAGACGGAGGCCATCGAACTCACCAACGACGTCGACTACGGGCTCGTCGCCGGGGTGTTCACTGAAGATCTGCGGCGCGCGCACCGCTTCGCTCGCGACGTCCATGCCGGGCAGATATACGTCAACGAGTGGTTCGTGGGCGGGATCGAGACGCCGTTCGGCGGGTACGACAACAGCGGCGTCGGTCGCGAGAAGGGGCTCTCGGCGATCGAGAACTATACGCAGAAAAAGAACGTCGGCATCAACATCAACCGATGA
- a CDS encoding carbon-nitrogen hydrolase family protein, which translates to MPDPDAPAVAACQFEPTVGDVNANVEQIDQLLGSLSDSIELAVFPELCVTGYDVDVAEVHAAKIPGRLTDRLIEVADFHGTTLVVGLPERDGNALYNDLVCVTGDGVAATYRKQYLWGDEADRFATGSGPVTVETTVGTVGFVLCYDLNFPEVTLAYGRAECDLLAVSAAWRESYRSDWRLLCRARGFDGTCYVVGANHAGDQRGRVHAGGSLVVGPEGDILVETGDGKTTVAESFDRGRIATARERNPVLETRRARET; encoded by the coding sequence ATGCCCGACCCGGACGCCCCGGCCGTCGCGGCCTGTCAGTTCGAACCGACGGTGGGCGATGTCAACGCGAACGTCGAACAAATCGATCAACTACTGGGGTCGCTTTCTGATTCGATCGAGCTGGCCGTATTTCCCGAACTCTGCGTGACGGGCTACGACGTTGACGTGGCCGAGGTGCACGCAGCGAAAATCCCCGGACGGCTCACCGATCGCCTGATCGAAGTAGCGGACTTCCACGGGACAACCCTCGTCGTCGGTCTCCCTGAGCGGGACGGCAACGCACTGTACAACGACCTTGTCTGCGTCACGGGTGACGGCGTCGCAGCGACGTACCGCAAGCAGTACCTCTGGGGCGACGAGGCAGACCGGTTCGCTACCGGGTCGGGGCCCGTAACCGTCGAAACAACCGTCGGGACCGTCGGCTTCGTCCTGTGCTACGACCTGAACTTTCCCGAGGTGACGCTGGCGTACGGTCGCGCTGAGTGTGACCTCCTGGCGGTCAGCGCAGCCTGGCGCGAGTCCTATCGGTCGGACTGGCGTCTCCTCTGCCGGGCTCGCGGGTTCGACGGCACGTGTTATGTCGTCGGTGCGAATCACGCCGGCGACCAGCGCGGTCGCGTCCACGCCGGTGGAAGCCTCGTTGTGGGCCCCGAGGGCGACATACTCGTGGAGACCGGTGACGGCAAGACGACCGTGGCCGAATCGTTCGACCGGGGGCGAATCGCGACCGCTCGCGAGCGGAACCCGGTCCTCGAGACGCGCCGGGCCCGGGAGACCTGA